The Branchiostoma lanceolatum isolate klBraLanc5 chromosome 7, klBraLanc5.hap2, whole genome shotgun sequence nucleotide sequence GTCTTGGTGTGCGAATTATGCAGTtatgtgaatattgcagagtggcatATGTTTGATCCCCagctgagtcataccaaagacttaaaaatgGTGTgtgctgctttctctgcttagcacttagtatttgggaaagagtatggcagttgaaGACACTCCAAAACCATTGAACTAGCACCCTGCTGTAGTAATTGCAcaaaattgtgtggcccaagggctattgaaatggAGATAGGtgctgccctatgcaccatctagCGCAGGAAGGACTTTAATGAACTATTATGAATGTTGTATTGttattgatattttgatattttcaaaaacTAACATCTTTCGTTTGAATGCCCTAGTCTGTGCAGGTGACGTGTTCAGCCACTGGTACGGACCAGGTGACAGAGATGCATGTGGAGATGCTGAAGTGCCCGGAGTGTGACTTTGTGTTCGGGAACCGCTGGGACCTCAACAAGCACCTGCAGAAGAGACACGAGGCTAAGGTAAGTTACCTTCTGTTATACCTTTACTTTTGATTAgggcatctgtatctgtatagccagtataaccacccccccccccataacaCACCAGGCAATACCTtgatgtaacatcaggtacaggtacaggtacaggtacagaggtttaggtacaggtccagacctgcacaaacaatttgacaaagtaacctgtggtcAACTTCATTGATGACAAAAACACGAATATACagttaacagaatgtttatttagaCTTCAGGTATCTTCAGGTATCTCTAAAATCAAAGATAGTGGTGATTTCTATTTTTCCAGTGCTTATTTCTATCTTTGGGGAAGGAATGACATATTTATAGTAACAAATAAGTACTTAAGTGTAAGTCTGTTCAGGTGCAGTACCGTTACCTTGATGTTCctgtattttggacctgtacctaaatgacTTTAGCAGTACTGAACTTTTGACATATTCTGTCTCAAGGTTTTACCACTTACATATGTAATCAAAACAAGGCAGTGCCTTTTGTTGGTTTTGAGAAGATAACATTTTCTCAAAAAAGACTTTATTTGCTCCTTCCTATATAGGTGGTGAACTTAATGGAGGTTGACGCTGCCCTGGGTGCCACCCATCATGTAGTGGAGGTGACAGAGAGTGGGGATGGACAGGTCATCTACACTGATGCTGGTGAGTGTTTGGTGTATAAGCACTGTGGAGATCACACTAGTTGGCTTGAAATGCTAGGTGCATATGCATTAGttcttttgtgcacccaaaatgtgCACTTAATTTTTTACGTTGGGTTTGTGTGGGGTTAGTATGCagcatacatatatatcattatcaagATTCAAGTGtcaaaaaaatgatgaaaccaAACAAATAGTGCATCTGTTCCCAAAGTTTCAACCCGAGACTAGATTTAGATGTCAATCCTAtgtcaaaatgtgtgtttttgtgatctCTGTACTGCCGAgcttagcctggaaaccataccatcggcggCTTCCCCctgatatctctacggcgctgggagtgacccccgcccgcctaGACAGCTTAGCCCACTCGAGGTGTTGGTTTACGGCttggtggctgcgaaactctctatggcagctaagaagacaatctgacagaaactggtcaatatagcagactgggcccggtaaaacacacctaagccgacccgtagagactggtgaccaggctaggtCGAGCTGTGTCTCTAAGGTGTTCCATCGTTCCTTCAGCAGGTGTCCTGCAGGCGGAGGGAGGGGACACCTCTGCAGCCGTCAACATCCTGCAGCAGATCATGGACATCACGCAGCAGGAGGCCGCCAGCACTCACGTCGTCACGACAACCACAGCCAACGCCTCCGAGTCACAGGTATGGGCAACTCATCTCAACCCACAAATAAACGTGACACACTTCTTTCGACAAACATTTAAGCCTTACACACAGcataaaaaaagattgctctggggagctttcgagacggaCTCTCTGTCCCTGTATTAgggtcagatctcgtcttggagttctcttgtcaggTGACTTGATGTGATACACATCTTTAAGGTCGCGTTCACATTTGTCATAGGTTGTCATACGGTTTTAGATGGTTGGGCgttcagaaggatgacggctgagacacaacgatttaccggtttcgaccttttattcaaaagtcttcatcagaataaCAAAGAGCGGTACCGCACTTCCTTTTATAGCCTCTAGTTGAAGTTAGGTCAGGGCACTCTACTCCCTGGTTTAATTTGGTCAGGGCACTCTAGGaaatagccaatcagcttacaggATTTCGCTTTGCACTGGCTAAAGCGTACGATTTTAGTTATCATACGGTTTTCAAGCAGGCAGCAACAGCTGGATTTCGCACAACACGTGCATGGCTATCCCAAGAATGTCCTCAGTTTGTGATCGCACGACAATCGTGAGTGCCCCATCTATTCAACAAATGAGAGAAGGGCAATTAGCAGTGCGACGAATTAGAGAGTGGcagcatgtccatcaaatatttgcatttttatgtttctattttgcatttctatgattTCAAAGAGGCGGGTGGGGCTATGAATCGGTCTATCACCAGCAAATGTGGTAAAATGAACATCttagtaagacatctggagccacaTAGTTCCTGTTTACAACTTTTATTCAGCCAGGCATttctgatgtttgtttgtttctttgtttcctcaGGCGATGGTGGCGCTAGCTCCTGATGCGGTGGTGGTTGAGCAGGCCGGTGGGGACGGGATGCAGCACATCGTCAGCTCAGGAGAGGGGGAGAGGTCCCAGGGACAGGAGTACATTGTGTACCTCACCCAGTCTCCCGAGGGTCTGTAGTTATTTCATAATAATGACACGTGAAAATGTAAAATGAACTGTTATAGGGCCTAGGAAGTTATTGAGTACATCGTGTACTTCACCCAGTCTCCCGAGGGTCTGTAATTATTACAAAAGAAGGAcacatgaaaatgtaaaatgaatTGTTATAGGGCCTTCATGTAGGAGAAAAATTCAAGCTTCTGGTTACACGACTGATCCTAGCAAAGAAATTGCCTTTTTTGGTGGTCGACTGATGGCAAGGGGTGTAAAATTTTCGCTCTGACatttgagtgatgaaaacattgtagtgTTTTTCAACATGTTCTCACTCctgttgcaatagaaaaagtCATATCACCAGGACCAATAAACCTAGGTCCTTTTTGCCTGTTACGTTGATTACCGAAATctacaaaaaaagaagagaccTAAATTGTTTTTCAAGACCGTAATTGGAAAATCTAAATTTGTTTTTCTAGGCCTTAGAAGAAAATTGCCAAGAGTTTTCCTTTGATGAATTTTGTGGCGTCATTGTGAATTTTGCTGAAATATAATCACAACAATTTGAAGTGTGGCTATACGTGACGTAGCCTGGTGAAACATTTTGCCGCtccaaaatcattaaaaaaatgttttggtaCGACAATTTGTAGGTGTAATCATTTCTTTCCATTACCTTATTTGGTATGGAGACTTgctataaccaaggaggttgttaTTAAACTCCTTGCTATACTTAGTCAAGTATTGTACATAATTGATATGCAGTGAAAGACATTGATATAGAATGTAACGGCCTACTGTAAAATATCTTCTATCCTTGGTTGATTCAAGATAATATAACGCTATAGATGGATTGATAAAAGCAATTTAAAGGTATTCAGATATCTAGCTTTGTAACACGACTAAGACTCTTTGATATAACTATGCATTCTTAGAAtcctttgtaagtgaagtaatctaaaagaagaaagaatagttgtggacttgtggtcatgttgtaatttgaaaaattgtattATGATGAAAGAAACATTGGACTTCATTGAAACTTTGGTCCAAGAGAAAACACAAAACCATTGTTTAgaccttttcttttcttttccaaaaTGCTTTGGAGAAGAACAGCAAACAGTTGTCATAAAGGTGTCAGAAATACAGGAGTATGGAAGAAGTAGAGAAACTGTTTTGTCATGTAGCATCTATATGGCTTATTGAAAACCGTTGTTAATTTCTGTATTGGTGCTGAAATAAAATCAGTTGAAGTTTATCTGGTAGAGAAGACTTAATATGTTTCTTACGTAGTTATTGGTATCTTAATTATACAGCTGTGATTGCAATGTTGATACACTACATGTAGAGATGAACAATGACAATCTATGACAACAAGTATGGTTGTTATGCATCTAAGTTTTTTAGTAACTATATACGATATCAGAATAAGTCAATTGCGTCGTTGCTTTCAAGCTAATGTTTCTGAAGTCGTTTATTAATTTATGTCATTGTTATTATTTTCTGTGAACAGTTAAATGATATGAACTACtgttgttacaaaatgtaagtaCATTGTGTTGTCTTTAGTGAGAAGCCTAGTATCAATCACTAAGTTGTTTGCTGAATAAGGACAGACATACTAAATGGATTAGTTGTTTGATTTTCAAGAAAGGATTTTCTTTATGCTTGGGCAAAGTAAACAAATGTTTTGTATTATCTAAAAACATCACGGTTTTCAGGTTTTTGTAAGTTTCAGTACTTAACATAAGCTTGAAAGTCtatgatatatatgtacttGTATAGTACATTTTGTGAACTTCAGCGAAGAAAATGCCAGTGACATGATTCCAGTCAACTACCTCTTTTTCCTGTGTAGTTCTAGTGATAATAATTCTTCCATCAAATGCTTGAATGTATTGAATAAAGTTACAAAATGAGAATGATTTTTGAGGCTTTAACAAGATAAGATGTTGATTGCCTCCGCCTAGATGGCTAATATGCTTTCGTTGCCATTTGTTGGTTATATTGCTAAAATGATTAAAAGATGAGGTAGCAAGTATTAaatgattttattatttttgtggCTAGCATTTTGCTGAAACTGGCCTATTGAACAGTAGATAGGTACTTTTGAAGCCTCAAGATCAAGAAAGAGAACGGAAAAATTTGAATTGAACCCTCATAGGAGCCTATTTCGTCTCAGTCGCGTAACGGACAAAATGGTGAATTGTTATGATATTGTATGTGGTGTTTCTTAGACtaggtacaatgtactagtacaaTCGATGGCGCGAAGAAACGCTGCCAGCGGAATAGATAAATAGTGCATGAAACGTACCATTTTATTTTTGGTGAGTCATAGGCGTGTCAAAAGCGCTGCCTATTACACGAGTAATGGTATTGCAGGAGTTCGCCTCGGTGATAATGAATGTGTTACAAGTTGCCGTGCCTTCTTTGCATTTTATCCTATCCCATACaaggtagaaaaaaattgacGCAAAGTGACATATTTTCATAACATATTATACTCCTTAGTGCATACTTTTTTTTACCACACTGACTTTATTTTATAGATCGCATCAATATCATTTTCGACCTATGAAACCTAAATGCTTAGCTTGGAGAGTGTGTTATTCTGGCAAACAAAGGTACCTGGTCTCTCAGTTCTTGTACGTACATCAAGCCATGGCTGGCGCTCGTCTATTCAACttgtgatttgatttgatgGATTTAAACGTCCATATCGaccttaggccacactaattttatttcttgcttctcggattttttcagaaacaaaTTGGAGCGACggggaaaaaatgaaaatattttttgtgtgcaaatagTCTAGGGTATAGgtaaagataagggtttacataacataaagaataagagtattattcaagtttcagctttgtatgactcattttatgcaatgcacccggTTCTTTGATCTATtattataatttcagtaacaaaattaccttttgccatgtgatatatggattgatattgagaaatagttttaatgaatgaaaaataatgacttatgatcaatgtgaccacacattttaggtatgtgcaggtctttataatctattttggtggctattgagttttacaactgaacagatagtaaaattgggagtttaaatttgtgaatgggaatagtgaccttttttttcaaaatgggaaaaaataggacaggctattccgagaagcaacaattaaattggcgtggccttatcaAGACGTATACCTAAGCGCCACCCGTTTTGCAAACAGAACTGACGTCACAAATCTGCCGGGTCACTTAAACTCCGTGCTGTGAAGTGGAGTGACATAACCTCCGACCCTAACCGTTGTCTGTGTGTACACACGTTTGTCTGAGGACAGCAGAGGTTTGCCTTTGTTTAAATTTGCACTTTTGTTATTTAGTCATCGGCTATAACAGCAACTAAACTCGACCTGAGTCCTAGCCTGGAGACCATAGcatcgggggctcctcgatatctctacggcgctgggagtgaccccgcccgcccagacagcttagtcccctggtggtgtgtttacggccttggattagataACGTCGGCggcggaagtagggtggcagcgaaattctatatggcagctaagtagataggctatcagaaacgattcaataaagcagacttgGCCCGTagaacacccctaagccgaccccaagagactgggaccaggatACCTGAGTCCCAGAATAGGGGACACTGGTGTGAACAATTTGTTGGGTGGAGTCGCAATGACGCCGAACCGCCTTAGCAAACATTTTGTCAGGAAAGCACACTTTGAACAGGATAATACCTGAAGGTGTAAGGCTATCATGGCAGGCAATTATTTCATCGTCTGATAAACGCGAAATGTCTATTCGAGTTTCATAATGAGTACTAGAGTAAGTATATCTCTCCTTTAGAGATTTAGTTAAATTATTTCTAATATTCTATTCTGAATTCTGGCATCTTCTTCTATCAGGTATTCTGTTTATCcatgatatgatatttcatttcgTCCTTTAATGCATATTGTTCTTCCAAAACTAACCTACAAATCAAAAAGCAATTTTCGGCTTTACCGCCATTGAGGCATTGCCTGATCATGACGTCAAATGTTAGCCCTCCATTGGTTCCATGGTAATGaaaagacacaaacacataaGTCAACACTTAATCACAATTGGTAAACTTTTAAAGCTCCCAGTTGTGAATGCTATAGGCGTGTCCAAAGTTTGACTAGGGTAAACTCATTTCGGTCATAGTTTCAAAGTTCACTGGGCGCGGCTTGGTACCATGTACCATTAGCACCTAGTCAGTAAAACACCGGGCGGAGAATAAGTCCTACATTTctgtcttcctttttttctggagACACAGGAGAGACATAAGATCGCACAAGATGAATCCTGCAAGAAGATACATAGTCCTTAAACTATGTATGCTGTTACTTTTTATAGGTAAGTGGCTGTTTTGTCTCACGGTTGTGTATCTGTCGCTATGCAATTGTAATAAAAACGTAGGTGACTCGGAAATGATTGAACGGAAATATTTTGCCTGTGAGTTTAGCTTTAGCTTTGCTAAAAATCCAAGAACAAAACAGTATCCCATCACAACTTAAGACTAGCTTGTGTCGTTGTCAATCCGTGTAAAGTCAATGTCTTGATGGTTTATGAAAGTCGCGTTGAGCAGGTGTTCTTAGCGTTTTCTGTTTGGATGTGAAACTATGTCAGGGACACACAGCAATTCGTAAGATATTTTCAAGTTGTTGGTTCTCTTGCCTTTATTAGTGTACTCATTGGTATAGTGTTGGTTAGTGGTCCAGTATTGACCGGCAATAGCAATGACTACATTCATATCCAAGTGAATAGATTAGGAACACTGCCACCAAAACGGCAgtcagtggggagggggagggggaggggtagAGGTAGTTGTGGGAGAGTGccctcttgaaaaaaaaaacattcacagAGTATGCATGAGTCGTATGTATCGCATGTACACATACGAATTTGTTGTTATTAGCTGCATGGATATGTTTCTGTAGTCTATTACAAATTGCTAGCATTGTAGTGTTTTTCTTATGCTCTGTATGATAGCTATATCACGATGTAATGGCCGCCCTAGCTAAGCAGTTAAACAGCGGCCAAAGTACAATAAACACCCGGAAACAGGTTCGGTTGAGTCAGTGTTCACGGCAAACAAAAAGTTCTCCTTTCCTCCTCATGATGCCTGGTTTGTCATAAAGCTTGATTAATTACAAAAGAACGGATAGTTTGTGTATATGATTCATTGTCGATGTGTTTTAAGTCACGTCTACGGCTGGTACTTCTTTGAATCCATGTTAAAACATTCCCATGGCTTGTGAGCATTGTAAGCTCGTCGATCTCTATTAATTAGCATCTCTTTATGCACACCTCAATACGACTAGAAGCGGCAACGTCACAGGCTACCACACCCGGTGGATCAACAGAGCCGTCAACTGCTGCTGCAACAACGAATGCAGGTACTAAGTCAATCCTAAtcacactagaaaggcaacatttgtaaGCAAatgcataatgtttaccttcacatgatcTCGCCTAACAAACTAGTGtcctgtttattcttactcaaacacattcatacattTGGTGACCAGCCCATCCacctctgtcctgccacttgctacatgtacatcatgtaattGAACACCAAAGGgcgtctgctactttaccagttaCCATGGCGACAGCCGTCTGGTCTAAGTCATTGACCTTGTTTGTTTGGAaaggaaggaggaggaggaggaaaaaacCCCAGCAAAAACGATGTGTTTCCCTTCCATGAAGGTCAACATAAAACGGTTATCTAAGCTCCTGAAAACACTGCTTAATTGAAGTATTCTCTGATAACAGTGAGTTGAGAATAGTCTCCAATGTTCCTTTTTCAGGTGTGACCTTTCcttattgttgttgttctgaTTGTCATGAGCTTTGGTCCACATCTAGTCATAACCTTGATCTTCTCACGCAGCAGAAGCCACTACCGAATCCCCAGCAACGCTAGTAACATGTAAGAACTATGACTTCCTGTGCGAGTTGGACGATATACCGATGATCGCCTTGCTGGTTGCCCCGGGCGTGGGGCTCCTCCTGATCTCCGTGGTGATCGCCGTGTCCTGCGGAGCGTGCAGGAGGAGGGCAGATGAAGACGACGAGATCTTCCTGGAACGGGAGAGGACCAGTCAGATGTGAgtgatttttggcgacgcctcaaggGCAAAGCCCTTAATATATTACTGCGATTAGGTTTAAAATATTGGACGAAcgaattccctagggaattcgTTTTGGCCATACATTGTAGACAAACACGTAACCAGTGGTGTATCACGGTGCAATTTATATAGTTTATGCaatcatgttgttgtgtaaaTGTAGGTGGCGAACAGCTCTGCTGCTAATTTGTAAGATTTGATTGAATATCTATTGTTGACTCGGAGTCTATATtctcggtgtgtgtgtgtgtgtgcttgtttgcttgtgtgtgtgtgtgtgtgtgtgtgtgtgtgtgtgtgtgtgtgtgtgtgtccgtccgtagttatttgaatgcactgtcagtagagtgacatggtactgcagcagaaccgtttttaaaatcttttgtcctgatcttgatcttgatatgatactgggcaacacccctcttgttggggtaaagcgcccaggggagtgcgctgcgctTTTATTGTCCTCTGAGGTGCAGGAGCACcgcctccttgaacttgggagggTCAGCTATCTCCGTAACTTCTTGAGGCAATGAATTCCAGTCTCTCGCAGTGCGAGGGTAATATGAGTACCTGTAGCAGTCTTTGTGAAATGGTAGACTCTTATatgaattttgatttgattgtcgCGATTGGCGCGGTGCAGGTGACAGATGACCTTCGACCGGTAGGGCTATCTTATGATGTCTTGCCTTTTGCAGAACTGTAAGTCTACTAGCTGTCTTTCTATCCTTTAGCGTATCCCACCCCAAATCGGAAACAAGTTTAGTAGTACTATCATAAGTGTAATATGAGTTTGTGACAaatctggacatgctatggtcttgttttctAATGTACAAATCTTCATCTCCCTCAGCGCCATGCACGATTACAGGAGCAACATGGCTGCCTCCAGCGTGGACGGAGATGACGACTTTTCCCGCCGACAGAAGACGAACCCTGCGTACATGGAGGACGACGAGCTCGCCATGCCGCCGTACAACCACAGCCAGAAGAACTACGGCCGCCCCTCGGTGTCGTCTGGATCCGACCGGATGGCGATGGACAACAACAggtcgaagcgaaagcgttgtcCATTATCTTTTGTTCTGCCCTATATGCAGTCAACAAAGACTAAACATTCTCGGCAACCTTCAGAACCTATTAGCCCCATACTTTCTCTTGACAATTTGTCTACTCAAGCCCTCATTTATTaggctcatcctttgtttcgtctGATTTCAATTGTAAAATTTTGGGCTTGACACAGGACTTTATTGCTACAAGCAAACGTTTTGAAATGTAGTACAGGCGTgttattgtattgtttgtttgtttgttagttactttgtattggacgacccaattgctgtttcttattgtaATTGTATCTATGTAGGTTGTAATGTTTATTTCCAGAGATGATGTTTCATATTAGCgatagctagagtgcatcatctCTATGTCCTGcatatttttctgttgtttaataaaaaatttaaaaaaacagcagGAGGCAGCGGATGAGCATGGCGTCTGTGGACAGGCCTTACGGCGAGGACCAGCGCAGGCCCGGTCCTCACTACCCGGAGGACGACATGCGGCACCCGCCGGCGGCAGACCCTCGGGGCAGGCCCGCCCAGTATGGGGACGACCCGCGCAGGGCAGGTCCACGCTACGGCGACATGGCAGGTCCACGCTACATGGAGGTAGGCGTTTTGAGGTCTTGCCCTCTTTCCACCCTGATATTAGCGTAGCCTTCGttgttaagataagactttcatactttgaataacttttagcctccgttgcagtccttcccactagcgatttttttcttctttttttgggggggggggggcttgagGCCCCGTTTCTGCTTGGTATTCTGTTACCGCTGTGATCCTGTGTCCGCTGTGTGGGAAAATTGAAGAAGTGGGAAGGACTACAACGAAGGCCAGAATAACTTGTGTTATGTCAGTGGGCTGATTTCATGATATTAAATCTGTGCAAAGGAGGACCTTACGTAATCAATGAGAAGTGTTTATGATGCATGGTCACACATCCGTAGTAAAGGTTAGTAATATTTGGCGAAGgtgtgaggtcgtggaactctagtttattcatccattccaggaggatcctcgtCGCCCCCCACCTGACA carries:
- the LOC136438602 gene encoding uncharacterized protein isoform X1, producing the protein MNPARRYIVLKLCMLLLFIEAATSQATTPGGSTEPSTAAATTNAAEATTESPATLVTCKNYDFLCELDDIPMIALLVAPGVGLLLISVVIAVSCGACRRRADEDDEIFLERERTSQIAMHDYRSNMAASSVDGDDDFSRRQKTNPAYMEDDELAMPPYNHSQKNYGRPSVSSGSDRMAMDNNSRRQRMSMASVDRPYGEDQRRPGPHYPEDDMRHPPAADPRGRPAQYGDDPRRAGPRYGDMAGPRYMEEDPRRPPPDSRGRPKPPMDRDDGRRPLASGSMYDKSEPRGGPRPQPRESVAAGKRNWAKQSAAQHDVPPADYDDGFPNPRSSYAGFRQDANNYY
- the LOC136438602 gene encoding uncharacterized protein isoform X3; protein product: MNPARRYIVLKLCMLLLFIEAATSQATTPGGSTEPSTAAATTNAEATTESPATLVTCKNYDFLCELDDIPMIALLVAPGVGLLLISVVIAVSCGACRRRADEDDEIFLERERTSQIAMHDYRSNMAASSVDGDDDFSRRQKTNPAYMEDDELAMPPYNHSQKNYGRPSVSSGSDRMAMDNNSRRQRMSMASVDRPYGEDQRRPGPHYPEDDMRHPPAADPRGRPAQYGDDPRRAGPRYGDMAGPRYMEEDPRRPPPDSRGRPKPPMDRDDGRRPLASGSMYDKSEPRGGPRPQPRESVAAGKRNWAKQSAAQHDVPPADYDDGFPNPRSSYAGFRQDANNYY
- the LOC136438602 gene encoding uncharacterized protein isoform X2, encoding MNPARRYIVLKLCMLLLFIEAATSQATTPGGSTEPSTAAATTNAAEATTESPATLVTCKNYDFLCELDDIPMIALLVAPGVGLLLISVVIAVSCGACRRRADEDDEIFLERERTSQIAMHDYRSNMAASSVDGDDDFSRRQKTNPAYMEDDELAMPPYNHSQKNYGRPSVSSGSDRMAMDNNRRQRMSMASVDRPYGEDQRRPGPHYPEDDMRHPPAADPRGRPAQYGDDPRRAGPRYGDMAGPRYMEEDPRRPPPDSRGRPKPPMDRDDGRRPLASGSMYDKSEPRGGPRPQPRESVAAGKRNWAKQSAAQHDVPPADYDDGFPNPRSSYAGFRQDANNYY